Proteins encoded by one window of Winogradskyella sp. PG-2:
- a CDS encoding efflux RND transporter permease subunit encodes MTENKKKNVFKEFGLSSWAIENKTTMYVLIALILFLGASAYLSMPRENFPEIKETKIYISSVYPGNTAEDIEKLITDPIEDKIKTVSNVIEITSTSQEDYSIIIVEFDENISVEAAKQKIKDEVDSETSGEDWPTFNGAKVEPNIFDLSMSEEIPILNINISGDYPVDKLKFYGEYLEDKIESLQEIKAVDIRGAQDKEVEVAVDIYKMMASQVSFNDITGAISNENMTMSAGNLITSGQRRTIRVIGEIDSPSELENFVVKSENGDAIYLKDIATVTFKDEDQTTYAREFGAPVVMLDVKKRSGKNMVAAADQIKIIVEDAKENYFPTDLVVTVSNDQSAKTIGQVDDLVNNIIFGIILVVTVLMFFLGFKNALFVGFAIPMSMFMSLMILNMLGYTMNTMILFGLIMGLGMLVDNGIVVVENVYRLMDQEGMSRMEAAKKGIGEIAFPIIISTATTVAAFIPLGLWPGVMGQFMIYFPITLSVVLGSSLFVAIFFNSVLVSRYMTTEDKEMPIRNMVIISAILVGVGLLIIIFGGAYRALGSVMIVTAILLWAYRLFLRSWSNGFQNKILPRWERFYEKVLRGALKGRKPAAITIGTVILLFIAFIGFGASVRSQRTKVEFFPDNTPNQIVVYIEYPEGTDIKKTNAITKDIEQRVYNIINQSTYKNDDYNFMTESAVSQVGEGAGNPQTDGGSAAEMPHRGKITATMREFKYREGEDSKQLYREVQEGLKGIYPGVTISVEKDPVGPPAGAPINLELKGEDYAELINTAEKMRDYINSKNIPGIDELKIDVNRSKPSMQVIVDREKAGELGVSAGQVGQQLRNSVFGAKAGIYKEAGEDYDIYVRFNEENRYNKSALFNQKITFRDMASGQIREIPVSAVAKQTNASGFSAIKHRKTKRVVTLYSALAPGFTDAAAVVSVVQNEMQNFKEQPKTVSVDYTGQIEEQEKQMLFLMGAFFTGLGLIFFILIFQFNSVSKPGIIMLAIFLSLIGVFGGIVATGSAFVIMMTMMGIISLAGIVVNNGVVLLDYTQLLIDRKKVELDLDGNDYLAKDDLLDAIIKGGKARLRPVLLTAITTILGLIPLATGLNINFFTLFSEFNANIYIGGDNVIFWGPLAWTVIYGLFIATFLTLIVVPILFYLITSFKMWLKRPKNSAALEVIPQEI; translated from the coding sequence ATGACTGAAAATAAAAAGAAAAACGTCTTCAAAGAATTTGGTTTATCATCTTGGGCAATCGAAAACAAAACCACGATGTATGTACTCATTGCCTTGATTTTGTTTTTAGGAGCTTCAGCATATTTAAGTATGCCAAGAGAGAACTTCCCTGAAATTAAAGAAACTAAAATTTATATTAGTTCTGTATATCCTGGTAATACAGCTGAAGACATTGAAAAACTTATAACTGACCCAATTGAGGATAAAATAAAAACCGTAAGTAATGTTATAGAAATCACTTCAACATCTCAAGAAGATTATTCAATAATAATTGTTGAATTTGATGAAAATATTAGTGTTGAAGCGGCAAAGCAGAAAATAAAAGATGAAGTGGATTCTGAAACTTCAGGTGAAGATTGGCCAACATTTAATGGTGCCAAAGTAGAACCAAATATTTTCGACTTAAGTATGTCCGAAGAAATTCCTATACTAAATATTAATATTTCGGGAGATTACCCAGTTGACAAGCTAAAATTTTATGGGGAATACCTAGAAGATAAAATAGAAAGTCTTCAAGAGATTAAAGCTGTGGATATAAGAGGTGCTCAAGATAAAGAAGTTGAAGTCGCAGTTGATATCTATAAAATGATGGCTTCTCAAGTGAGCTTTAATGATATAACTGGAGCTATAAGTAATGAAAACATGACTATGTCTGCAGGTAATTTAATTACAAGCGGACAAAGGAGAACTATTAGAGTTATTGGTGAAATAGATTCCCCTTCTGAGCTAGAGAACTTTGTTGTAAAATCTGAAAATGGAGATGCTATTTACCTAAAAGATATAGCTACAGTGACATTTAAAGATGAAGATCAGACTACTTACGCACGTGAGTTTGGCGCACCAGTTGTGATGCTAGATGTTAAAAAAAGATCCGGTAAAAACATGGTTGCCGCTGCAGACCAAATAAAAATTATTGTAGAGGATGCAAAAGAAAACTACTTCCCTACCGATTTAGTAGTTACTGTATCAAATGATCAATCTGCAAAAACGATTGGTCAAGTAGATGATTTAGTAAACAATATCATTTTTGGTATTATTCTAGTTGTTACAGTTTTAATGTTCTTCCTTGGGTTTAAAAACGCCTTATTTGTTGGGTTTGCTATACCAATGTCAATGTTTATGTCACTAATGATATTAAATATGTTAGGCTACACTATGAATACCATGATTCTTTTCGGATTAATTATGGGATTAGGTATGCTTGTAGATAATGGCATTGTAGTTGTTGAAAATGTGTATCGTCTCATGGACCAGGAAGGTATGAGTCGTATGGAAGCAGCAAAAAAAGGAATTGGTGAAATTGCATTTCCTATTATAATTTCTACAGCAACAACAGTTGCAGCTTTTATTCCTTTAGGTTTATGGCCGGGTGTTATGGGACAATTTATGATTTACTTCCCAATTACATTATCTGTAGTATTAGGATCTTCTTTATTTGTCGCCATCTTTTTTAATTCAGTACTAGTTTCTAGATATATGACGACTGAGGATAAAGAAATGCCAATAAGGAATATGGTAATTATTTCAGCAATATTAGTAGGTGTTGGACTTCTTATTATAATTTTTGGTGGAGCTTATCGTGCTTTAGGGTCTGTTATGATTGTTACAGCAATTTTACTTTGGGCTTATCGCTTATTTTTACGTAGTTGGTCTAATGGGTTTCAAAATAAGATATTACCACGTTGGGAACGTTTTTATGAAAAAGTATTACGTGGTGCTTTAAAAGGTAGAAAACCTGCAGCAATAACAATTGGCACTGTTATTTTGTTATTTATTGCTTTTATTGGATTTGGAGCTTCAGTAAGAAGTCAAAGAACAAAGGTTGAGTTTTTCCCAGATAATACACCAAATCAGATTGTAGTCTATATAGAATATCCTGAAGGTACAGACATAAAAAAGACTAATGCTATTACCAAAGATATTGAGCAACGCGTTTACAATATCATAAATCAAAGCACATATAAAAACGACGATTATAATTTTATGACAGAGAGTGCTGTATCTCAAGTCGGTGAGGGTGCTGGTAATCCACAAACTGATGGTGGTTCTGCAGCAGAAATGCCTCATCGTGGTAAAATTACTGCAACGATGCGTGAGTTTAAATATAGAGAAGGTGAAGACAGTAAGCAGCTTTATAGAGAAGTCCAGGAAGGTCTTAAAGGTATTTATCCTGGTGTAACTATTTCTGTTGAAAAAGATCCTGTAGGACCACCAGCTGGTGCACCTATTAACCTCGAATTAAAAGGTGAAGACTATGCTGAGTTAATTAATACTGCTGAAAAAATGCGCGATTATATTAACTCTAAAAACATTCCTGGAATAGATGAATTAAAAATAGATGTTAATCGTTCTAAACCTTCAATGCAGGTTATTGTTGATAGAGAAAAAGCTGGTGAGTTAGGTGTTTCTGCTGGACAAGTTGGTCAACAGTTACGTAATTCTGTATTTGGTGCCAAAGCAGGAATCTACAAAGAAGCCGGTGAAGATTACGATATTTATGTACGCTTTAATGAAGAAAACCGCTATAACAAAAGCGCGCTTTTTAATCAGAAAATTACGTTTAGAGATATGGCAAGTGGGCAGATTCGAGAAATACCTGTTTCAGCCGTTGCAAAACAAACAAATGCTTCTGGTTTTAGTGCAATAAAACATCGTAAGACTAAACGTGTTGTTACATTATATTCTGCATTAGCTCCTGGTTTTACTGATGCTGCTGCTGTTGTTTCTGTAGTTCAAAACGAGATGCAAAATTTTAAAGAGCAACCAAAAACAGTAAGCGTAGATTATACTGGGCAAATTGAAGAACAAGAAAAGCAAATGTTGTTTTTAATGGGAGCCTTTTTTACTGGTTTAGGATTAATCTTCTTCATTTTAATTTTTCAATTCAATTCTGTATCAAAACCTGGTATTATTATGCTAGCCATATTTCTAAGTTTAATTGGTGTATTTGGAGGTATTGTAGCTACTGGAAGTGCTTTTGTTATTATGATGACCATGATGGGAATTATTTCCTTAGCAGGAATTGTTGTAAATAATGGTGTTGTACTTCTAGATTACACACAATTATTAATAGACAGGAAAAAAGTAGAACTAGACCTTGATGGTAACGATTATTTAGCTAAAGACGATTTACTCGATGCTATTATTAAAGGTGGTAAAGCACGTTTAAGACCTGTACTTCTAACCGCAATAACAACAATTTTAGGGTTAATCCCACTTGCAACGGGTTTAAACATTAACTTCTTTACATTGTTCAGTGAATTTAATGCTAACATTTATATTGGTGGTGATAACGTTATTTTTTGGGGACCATTGGCATGGACTGTAATTTATGGTTTATTTATAGCAACATTCTTAACCTTAATTGTAGTTCCTATTTTATTCTACTTAATTACATCATTTAAGATGTGGCTTAAAAGACCTAAAAATAGTGCTGCTCTAGAAGTCATTCCTCAAGAAATATAA
- a CDS encoding TetR/AcrR family transcriptional regulator — MKEKIILKSTELFLNLGFKSVTMDDIASEMGISKKTIYVHFPNKTKLVEVTTMHLFELISHGIDCICALDKNPIEELYDIKRFVMDHLKGEKSSPQYQLKKYYPKIYTSLKQKQFEVMHECVNENLSRGINQGLYRDTINIEFITRIYFNSMLAIKDTDLFPLKIFSMNMLMENYLEYHLRGICTEKGIKILNQFITNKQS; from the coding sequence ATGAAAGAAAAAATAATTCTTAAGTCAACTGAGCTATTTTTAAATCTTGGATTTAAGAGCGTTACTATGGATGATATTGCCAGTGAAATGGGGATTTCTAAAAAAACCATATACGTTCATTTTCCAAATAAAACAAAGCTTGTTGAAGTTACTACAATGCATTTATTTGAGTTAATATCTCATGGCATTGATTGTATTTGTGCATTAGACAAAAATCCAATTGAAGAGCTTTATGATATTAAGCGCTTTGTAATGGATCATTTAAAAGGTGAGAAATCTTCGCCTCAATATCAACTTAAAAAATACTATCCAAAAATATATACTTCGCTTAAACAAAAGCAATTTGAAGTAATGCACGAATGTGTCAACGAGAACTTAAGTCGAGGAATTAATCAAGGTTTATATAGAGATACCATAAATATTGAGTTTATAACTCGTATTTATTTCAATTCTATGCTAGCTATAAAAGACACAGACTTGTTTCCTCTAAAAATATTCTCAATGAATATGTTAATGGAAAATTATTTAGAATATCACTTAAGAGGTATTTGTACTGAAAAGGGTATTAAAATATTAAATCAATTTATAACAAATAAACAATCTTAA
- a CDS encoding alpha-ketoglutarate decarboxylase — MIFSFSQDNKTKDDSFWKNVQYGGGIGLNFGDGFFSGALAPNAIYRFNTYVSAGVGLNFQYSSQRDVFKSTVLGASAIGLFNPYRDLQVSTEFEQLHVSRNFDEQFVSNVDDDYWYPALFLGLGYRSGNITFGVRYDVLYDEEKSIQNQAWMPFVRFWF, encoded by the coding sequence ATGATATTTTCATTTTCTCAAGATAATAAAACTAAAGATGATAGTTTTTGGAAGAATGTACAATATGGAGGTGGAATAGGATTAAACTTTGGTGATGGCTTTTTTAGTGGAGCATTAGCTCCAAACGCAATTTATAGATTTAATACCTATGTATCTGCTGGTGTAGGTCTAAATTTTCAATATAGCTCACAGCGCGATGTTTTTAAATCTACGGTTTTAGGTGCCAGTGCCATTGGGCTTTTTAATCCTTACAGAGATTTACAGGTATCCACTGAATTTGAACAATTACACGTTAGCAGAAATTTTGATGAACAATTTGTAAGTAATGTCGATGATGACTATTGGTATCCTGCTTTATTTTTAGGCTTGGGTTACAGAAGCGGTAACATAACTTTTGGTGTTAGATATGATGTATTGTATGATGAAGAGAAGAGTATTCAGAACCAAGCTTGGATGCCTTTTGTTAGATTTTGGTTTTAA
- a CDS encoding efflux RND transporter periplasmic adaptor subunit has protein sequence MKYLYITLLSAILFTSCGDKKQSVESVIETDNLENIRLIRAEVVSKQKEIAEQLKQLDERIAVLDTTKKIPLITTFTAKLNVFNHFLELQGNVSTKNNLVVFPEYSGVLTRVYVKEGQNVVKGQTLAKIDDGGMSQQLAQAEIQVNLAKTTFERQARLWDQKIGSEMQYLQAKSSFEAQEQAVNQIKQQIGKTIVRAPFTGTIDDIITEQGSVVGAGQSQLMRIVNLNNMYIETDVPERYITSVVKNKNVEVIFPILGKIINAKVRQAGDFINPANRTFKVEVAVPNMDRTIKPNLTAKLKINDYTNEEAILIPQSIISENADGEQYIYVITDKADNIAKAKRVIIKTGKTEGNYIEVLSGLENGNEIIDEGARSVKDGQEVKILVVE, from the coding sequence ATGAAATATTTATATATAACACTACTTAGTGCCATTTTATTTACCTCTTGTGGAGATAAAAAACAATCTGTTGAATCCGTTATTGAAACCGATAACTTGGAAAATATTAGATTAATAAGAGCAGAAGTTGTTTCCAAACAGAAAGAGATTGCTGAGCAATTAAAACAACTAGACGAAAGAATTGCTGTATTAGATACAACTAAGAAAATTCCTTTAATTACGACATTTACTGCTAAGCTAAATGTGTTTAATCACTTTTTAGAATTACAAGGTAATGTAAGTACAAAAAATAACTTGGTAGTATTTCCAGAATATTCAGGTGTTTTGACACGTGTTTATGTAAAAGAAGGCCAGAACGTAGTTAAGGGGCAAACACTTGCAAAAATTGATGATGGTGGTATGAGTCAGCAATTAGCTCAAGCAGAAATTCAAGTAAATTTAGCTAAAACTACTTTTGAGCGTCAAGCGCGTCTTTGGGACCAAAAGATAGGAAGTGAGATGCAATACTTACAAGCTAAATCTTCATTTGAAGCACAAGAGCAAGCCGTTAACCAAATTAAACAACAGATTGGAAAAACCATAGTTAGAGCTCCTTTTACTGGTACAATTGATGATATTATTACTGAGCAAGGAAGTGTTGTGGGAGCTGGTCAATCACAGTTAATGCGTATTGTAAATTTAAACAATATGTACATTGAAACTGATGTCCCAGAACGTTACATTACAAGTGTTGTGAAAAATAAAAATGTTGAAGTTATTTTTCCAATTTTAGGCAAAATAATCAATGCAAAAGTTAGACAAGCTGGTGATTTTATAAATCCTGCCAACAGAACCTTTAAAGTAGAAGTTGCAGTACCAAATATGGATAGAACAATAAAACCTAATCTTACTGCTAAGCTTAAAATAAACGACTACACTAATGAAGAAGCTATTTTAATTCCGCAAAGTATTATTTCAGAAAATGCTGATGGTGAACAGTATATTTATGTAATCACTGACAAAGCAGATAACATTGCAAAAGCTAAACGTGTAATCATTAAGACTGGTAAAACTGAAGGTAATTATATAGAGGTTCTTTCTGGTTTAGAAAATGGAAATGAAATTATTGATGAAGGTGCTCGAAGTGTTAAGGATGGACAAGAAGTAAAAATTCTTGTTGTAGAATAA
- a CDS encoding polyprenyl synthetase family protein, with protein MRNIEAYQKSFISYLEDFTVDKEPKNLYTPINYILRLGGKRLRPVLTLMTAEVFGEEAAEAMNAALSVEVFHNFSLVHDDIMDDAPLRRGKETVHEKWDVNTGILSGDAMLILAYQLFENYEPNTFQALAKLFGKTALEVCEGQQYDVDFETRNDVTIQEYLKMIEYKTAVLVGAAMKMGAIVAKASSEDQKAIYDFGRYLGVAFQLQDDYLDAFGNPETFGKQVGGDIIENKKTYLYLKTLELGSASEQSSLVNTMSDNSISDETKVKIVKDLFNNSGASETTQIAVKHYTTKAFKVLEGLNVSEDKKQLLRLFGEQLMNRRV; from the coding sequence ATGCGAAACATTGAAGCTTATCAAAAATCTTTTATTAGTTATTTAGAGGATTTTACTGTTGATAAAGAACCAAAGAATCTTTATACTCCCATTAATTATATTCTAAGACTTGGTGGAAAAAGATTGAGACCAGTTTTAACCTTAATGACTGCTGAGGTTTTTGGTGAGGAAGCTGCTGAGGCTATGAATGCAGCATTGTCGGTTGAGGTATTCCATAATTTTTCTTTAGTTCATGATGATATCATGGACGATGCACCTTTGCGACGTGGAAAAGAAACTGTTCATGAAAAATGGGATGTAAATACGGGAATCCTTTCTGGAGATGCGATGCTAATTTTAGCGTATCAACTTTTTGAAAATTATGAGCCAAATACGTTTCAGGCATTGGCAAAATTATTTGGTAAAACGGCTTTAGAAGTTTGCGAGGGACAGCAATATGATGTGGATTTTGAAACACGCAATGATGTAACTATACAAGAGTATTTAAAAATGATTGAGTATAAAACTGCTGTTTTAGTTGGTGCTGCTATGAAAATGGGAGCAATAGTAGCTAAAGCTTCAAGCGAAGATCAAAAGGCTATTTATGATTTTGGTCGTTACTTAGGTGTTGCGTTTCAATTACAAGACGATTATTTGGATGCTTTCGGAAACCCAGAAACTTTCGGAAAACAAGTAGGAGGAGATATTATAGAAAATAAAAAGACGTATTTGTATCTCAAAACCTTAGAACTAGGTTCTGCAAGTGAGCAATCTAGTTTAGTTAATACAATGTCAGATAATTCAATTTCAGATGAAACCAAAGTAAAAATTGTTAAAGATTTATTTAACAATTCTGGAGCCTCAGAAACTACTCAGATAGCTGTGAAACATTATACTACGAAAGCATTTAAGGTTTTAGAAGGCTTGAACGTTTCTGAAGATAAAAAGCAGTTGCTTAGATTGTTTGGAGAACAATTAATGAATAGGCGCGTATAA
- a CDS encoding 2-oxoglutarate dehydrogenase E1 component, with protein sequence MDKYSFLNAAHTAYFADLYEQYLENPDSVEPSWRAFFQGYDFGSESYGMEGEIIEGVSTQIPEQLQKEFQVLKLIDGYRIRGHLFTKTNPVRARRQYAPTLEIENFGLSKSDLNSTFSAGEILGLGSASLQSIIDHLENIYCDSIGVEYMYIRKPEEIQWIQDKLNVNDNHTKFTSDEKKYILKKLNQAVAFESFLHTKYVGQKRFSLEGNESLIPAVDAIIEKAADEGVKEFVMGMAHRGRLSTLTNIFGKSAKDIFSEFDGKDYEEKVFDGDVKYHLGWTSNRETYNNKKINLNIAPNPSHLETVGAVVQGITRAKQDKDEITDPSQVLPIVVHGDAAIAGQGLVYEVVQMAKLDGYKTNGTIHIVVNNQIGFTTNYLDGRSSTYCTDVAKVTLSPVLHVNSDDAEAVVHAALFALHFRMKFKRDVFIDLLGYRKYGHNEGDEPKFTQPLLYKAIAKHSNPRDIYAQRLLEEGIIEEGYVKHIESKYKEKLEENLEDSRKEDKTEITAFMQEEWKGLTRVTESVMMEQVDTTVSKTVLKNITKVISNLPSDKKFIRKIQRLIESRQTMFDENRLDWAMGEHLAYGSLLTEGFNVRISGQDVERGTFSHRHAVVKVEDSEEEIILLKNVTEKQDQFNIYNSLLSEYGVVGFDYGYAMASPNTLTIWEAQFGDFSNGAQIMIDQYISSGEDKWKTQNGLVMLLPHGYEGQGAEHSSGRMERYLQMCAKDNMFIADCTTPANMFHLLRKQMKANFRKPLIVFTPKSLLRHPKVVSSVDEFAKGSFQMLIDDETAKPDKVKTLVFVTGKFYYDLLEEQENLNRDDIALVRLEQLFPLPVEAMTDVIEKYKNVEDVVWAQEEPRNMGAYSHMLMHFNESRSWRAATRRPYGAPAAGSSVRSKIRHKEVIDYVFDKSKNNQRQKK encoded by the coding sequence ATGGATAAATATTCCTTTCTCAACGCAGCACATACAGCATATTTTGCTGACTTATACGAACAATACCTAGAAAATCCTGATTCTGTAGAACCAAGTTGGCGTGCCTTTTTCCAAGGTTACGATTTTGGTTCAGAAAGTTATGGAATGGAAGGTGAAATTATTGAAGGTGTATCAACTCAGATACCAGAACAACTTCAAAAAGAATTTCAGGTTTTAAAGCTAATTGATGGTTATAGAATTAGAGGGCATTTATTTACGAAAACAAATCCAGTTAGAGCAAGACGTCAATATGCGCCAACACTAGAAATTGAAAATTTTGGCTTATCTAAAAGTGATTTAAACTCTACATTTTCTGCTGGTGAAATCCTAGGTTTAGGGTCAGCATCATTGCAAAGTATAATCGATCATTTGGAAAATATTTATTGCGATTCTATAGGTGTAGAGTACATGTATATTCGCAAACCCGAAGAAATTCAATGGATTCAGGATAAACTAAATGTCAATGATAATCACACTAAATTTACTTCAGACGAAAAGAAATATATTTTAAAGAAATTAAATCAAGCTGTTGCTTTTGAATCTTTTCTCCACACAAAGTATGTTGGTCAGAAACGTTTTTCTTTAGAAGGGAATGAATCTTTAATTCCTGCAGTTGATGCTATTATAGAAAAAGCAGCGGACGAAGGTGTAAAAGAGTTTGTTATGGGCATGGCTCATAGAGGTCGACTCAGTACATTGACTAATATTTTTGGGAAGTCTGCTAAAGATATTTTTAGCGAATTTGATGGTAAAGATTATGAGGAAAAAGTATTTGATGGTGATGTAAAATATCATTTAGGTTGGACGAGTAATCGTGAAACATATAACAATAAAAAAATCAATCTTAATATAGCTCCGAATCCTTCTCATTTAGAAACAGTCGGCGCGGTTGTTCAAGGAATTACAAGAGCGAAGCAAGATAAAGATGAGATTACAGATCCATCTCAAGTACTTCCAATTGTTGTGCATGGAGATGCTGCTATTGCTGGTCAAGGTTTGGTTTATGAAGTTGTGCAGATGGCTAAATTAGATGGTTATAAAACAAATGGAACTATCCATATTGTAGTTAATAATCAAATAGGATTTACAACGAACTATTTAGATGGCCGCTCAAGTACTTATTGTACAGATGTGGCAAAAGTAACATTATCACCTGTTCTTCATGTTAATTCAGATGATGCTGAAGCTGTTGTGCATGCTGCGCTTTTTGCGCTACATTTTAGAATGAAGTTTAAGCGCGATGTTTTTATAGATTTACTAGGGTATAGAAAGTATGGTCACAATGAAGGTGATGAACCTAAATTTACACAACCTTTATTATACAAAGCGATTGCAAAACATAGTAACCCTAGAGATATTTATGCACAGCGTTTATTAGAAGAAGGTATCATTGAGGAAGGTTATGTAAAACATATTGAATCTAAGTATAAAGAGAAGTTAGAAGAGAATTTAGAAGACTCACGTAAAGAGGATAAAACGGAGATAACAGCTTTTATGCAAGAAGAGTGGAAAGGTCTTACAAGGGTTACAGAAAGTGTAATGATGGAACAAGTGGATACAACCGTATCTAAAACTGTTTTAAAAAATATTACTAAGGTTATTTCTAACCTTCCTTCAGACAAAAAGTTTATTCGTAAAATCCAAAGGTTAATAGAATCACGTCAGACTATGTTTGATGAAAATCGATTAGACTGGGCAATGGGAGAACATTTGGCTTATGGTTCACTTTTAACTGAAGGCTTTAATGTTAGAATTTCTGGACAAGATGTAGAACGTGGTACATTCTCTCATCGACATGCTGTAGTTAAAGTAGAGGATAGCGAAGAAGAAATTATTTTATTGAAGAATGTTACTGAAAAGCAAGATCAATTCAATATATATAATTCATTATTATCAGAATATGGCGTTGTTGGTTTTGATTATGGTTATGCTATGGCAAGCCCTAATACCTTAACTATTTGGGAGGCACAATTTGGTGATTTCAGTAATGGAGCTCAAATTATGATAGACCAATACATATCCTCTGGTGAGGATAAGTGGAAAACTCAGAATGGTTTGGTAATGTTATTGCCACATGGTTATGAAGGTCAAGGAGCAGAGCATTCTTCTGGTCGTATGGAACGTTATTTACAAATGTGTGCTAAGGATAATATGTTTATTGCAGATTGTACGACTCCAGCAAATATGTTTCACCTATTACGTAAACAAATGAAAGCTAATTTTAGAAAGCCTTTAATTGTTTTTACACCTAAGAGTTTGTTACGTCATCCTAAGGTAGTATCATCTGTTGATGAGTTCGCTAAAGGGAGTTTTCAAATGCTTATTGATGATGAAACTGCTAAACCAGATAAAGTAAAAACTCTAGTATTTGTTACAGGTAAGTTCTATTATGATTTACTCGAAGAACAAGAAAATTTAAATAGAGATGATATAGCACTGGTAAGATTAGAGCAACTATTTCCATTACCAGTGGAAGCAATGACAGACGTAATAGAAAAATATAAAAATGTAGAAGATGTTGTTTGGGCACAAGAAGAACCAAGAAATATGGGTGCTTATAGTCATATGTTAATGCATTTTAATGAGTCTCGAAGTTGGAGAGCAGCAACTAGACGACCATATGGTGCACCTGCAGCAGGAAGTTCTGTGCGTTCAAAAATTAGACATAAAGAAGTTATAGATTACGTTTTTGATAAATCCAAAAACAACCAAAGACAAAAAAAATAA